GAAATTCTCCTCATCCCAAGAAGTTACCATAAACCCATCAGCCTGGTATTCCTGTTTCAAAGGCTCAATCCTCTCCTGACTTACCAACAATTCATGGTAGGTCTCCTCACTGCCCTTGAACAGCCGATTGATCAGGTTATAGTCACAAAAGGCGAGATTCGCATCAAGTTCCCGATATCCTGAATCATAGAGATTGCCCACTACGCAGAATTGTGGACGGATCCCATCATCACCTACCAGCATCAAGGCAACACGATCACCGATCCCCACCTGGAGTTCATCAGCCAAGGTGGTACTGAGCAGTACCTGTTCCAGTGTGGTAGTCTCCTTGGGAATTCCATCCATCAAGGTGATCTGCGAGGTTCTCAGTTCGTTGAAATATCCGTCCTCAACACCTTTGAGCCTCACCATCTTGTTTCCTTCTGGGCTATAGATCAGGGCATAGCTTTGAGAAACAAGCTGCACATCCAGCACACCTTCCTTCTCGGTCAGGACACGTGTGGAATCCTCATGCACTTGCAGATGGCCATTACCCAATAATGCATATTTATCAGCAATCCCCTTACTCATGGATACCACAAAGATCTGTGCGAAGACCAAGGCTCCAACTACCAGTGTGATCAAAACGAGATTAAAGAGGATTCGTTTTCTTGCTGCTCTGCTTCCTTTGTACCCGAGCTTTCTCAGTACCAGAAGACGAAGAAGGCCTTGCTTCAAAAGCGCACCTCCACATTTCTGTTATGGAGTTGATAAACGGTATTGCAGCGACTGGCAAAGGCAAGGTTGTGTGTGATCAGCATCAGGGCTACTTCCCTCTCAGCGACCAATGAAAAGAGGAGATCTTCAACCAGTGCAGCATTCCTCTCATCCAATGAACCTGTTGGTTCATCGGCAAAAATGAGTGAGGGTTCATTCACCAGAGCCCTTGCAATAGCGACTCGTTGGCGCTCCCCTCCGGAAAGCTGGTCGCTGGTATGTCCTAGTCGGTCCTGCAAACCAACCAGTTCAAGCATTGCCAAGGCCTTACGAGAGGCATCTCTCTCACTGTACCCTGCA
The sequence above is drawn from the uncultured Sphaerochaeta sp. genome and encodes:
- a CDS encoding FtsX-like permease family protein, with translation MKQGLLRLLVLRKLGYKGSRAARKRILFNLVLITLVVGALVFAQIFVVSMSKGIADKYALLGNGHLQVHEDSTRVLTEKEGVLDVQLVSQSYALIYSPEGNKMVRLKGVEDGYFNELRTSQITLMDGIPKETTTLEQVLLSTTLADELQVGIGDRVALMLVGDDGIRPQFCVVGNLYDSGYRELDANLAFCDYNLINRLFKGSEETYHELLVSQERIEPLKQEYQADGFMVTSWDEENFTIATNLNTSRQAVLGVMVAVAMLCGYFISELSRELVEDDKHQIAMLTLLGARHSLIRSVYFYTVMMVTILSMMGGALLGIVMSSNLSPLLSAVADRSIPSLSYYLLDFKVVYPLGDILVIVLVLLLVSVISVQFSLRRVKRIEPLSCTHFD